Part of the Rhizobium viscosum genome is shown below.
GCGGTCAGCGCCGCCAGGGGTGCCGCTGCAAAGCGCGCGGCCTGGTGCAGCCGATCCGCCTCCGCCGGATCGAGCGAGCGAAATCCGGCCCAGCTCAATCTCGGACTGTCGGAGCCTCGGCCGATCTCTTCTTCATATATTGGTCCAAGCCCGGCAAGCCAGTCGCCCGCAGCCTTGTTGAGCGAGCTGCCGGCAAAGTCGAGTGCCTCGATAACGGCGCCGGTCTCCGCCCGCCACAACCAGGTGCGGCGCGCAATGATCGGATGCGGAACGGAGAGAGTGAGAGCCCCGCCCGCAAGTGGCAGACCGTCGGCAAGCAACTGGCGGCCAAGCTCGGCGATGAATTGTTCGGGGCTGGACGAGGTGCTGGCCTCATCGATCAGCCAGGCGAGATGGGCGGGCAAATTCATATCTCGATCATGCCATAGCGGTCACCTGATGTCAGCCAGACGTCGCTTTCCTCGTGAATTCTGGTTCTCATTTCAAATGAGAAGCTTGGTTATTTCCTACCATAAAAGGGATCGGGGCCTGGGTCGCGTCCAGCCGCCACGGTGCTCAAACGGCCAAGGTAGTGAGCCCAGCCCTCGGCATGGCCGGCGCATTGTTCTGTATTGGGCAAGCCGGTATGTGTCAGACGCAGGAGCGTTCCATCAGGTTGTTCGATCAGATCGATCTCGACGAGGCTCGACCCCGGCGGCACGACCTCGCTGCCGTCCCAGCCGAAGCTATAGGCCAGCCGATGGACCGGCACTAC
Proteins encoded:
- a CDS encoding SRPBCC family protein, with protein sequence MQEALVVRRETHLSAPPAAVFALLTDPEKILRWMGTEADIEPQPGGLYLVNVTGARFARGSFREVVPVHRLAYSFGWDGSEVVPPGSSLVEIDLIEQPDGTLLRLTHTGLPNTEQCAGHAEGWAHYLGRLSTVAAGRDPGPDPFYGRK